The sequence below is a genomic window from Sparus aurata chromosome 6, fSpaAur1.1, whole genome shotgun sequence.
cacacagtaagacaCACAGTTAGGTTAATTACCATTTTGTGTAAGAGCGTATAAGAAAAAAGGTAATGAAtgtcctttcctttttctttttaggtaAGTGATTCATTCCTATCCTCAAAGACCCACTCCGTTCTTACGTCTTTCTTACCATTTCCACTTCTATCCATCTCAGCTTGCTCTAACTTTCCTTGCTTCCCATTTCTCACTTTATCCAATGCTCTCACCCCCTCACTCACCCTCAAACACACTTTTAACATCTCTCCCTCACTTGCTTTATCTGTCTCATTACTgtggcagagagagaagggagggcaATGTGTGCATCCAGAAGTCTGTTCAATTACACCTGCTGCAGGGTCCCTGCTAGGCCGACTAATGGAACGCAGCATGTCTCCTGACAGGCTGGCCGCAGTGCTAGCTAGCCCGGTAAAAAGCTTCATTTAGCTTCTTACAGCTCGAAAAGTTAGCTAGACTAAGAGAAGACATCATTTAGTCTCTAACGGGGCAGCAACTGCAAAGCACAGGAATAAGCATCGAGATTCAAATTTCATACTTGTGCTATATTTATGGGTTTCAATATTCTTTAAATATCTGGAGGGAAAAAATATCAATTGCCTTAAGAGGTCATAGAGAACAAATAAAATACTGCAGCCCTGACAGCCTGCAAATAATCATCCCCACAAGACAGGAGCAGCCTGCCTACAGAGAAACTCACTCAGACATTCCTGAAGTAAAGAAGCCCAGTTAGTCCAGAAGAAAGCTCTATTTAGAATTTCAAACTAGCACAGATAAAAGATTTGTGCCTTTCTGATACAGTATCCTTCAAGTGCTTAACTCTGCTGTTATTCATTGTTGTTCAATGAGCAATCTACCCTTTTGGCTAGAACTCTGCCACcgtcacatttctgcacacaggctgtttttctgaaAACTAATTCTCCTGGGTTAGCTAATACGTTCATGTTTCCTGTAGTGCTGCTGTTTATCACGCATAATAAACTGCACTGTAATGCTTTGTTTGCCTAAAAGCTATCAGAATAATCTTTAACATACGTGTCACTAATATCCAGTAAAAATGTGTTACCTGGCCTCAGGGGTCTTTTGAATCACAGACACTGAGGTGGGCTTACTCAGGCTTGCAGGAGACATGGCCATGTCCTTTCTGGACCGCTCTGTGGCCCCTGTTGAAAAATCCAAGAAAGAAGTGATATATTAGAAGTATGAGCAGGAAGGCTGTGGGCAACGCAGGgaagacattaaaacagaaacagaaacagaaattacCATCATGGTATAGAAACCTTTATCAAAGCTTTACAAGTAAATGAATGTactaaacaaaaatatttttttaagtatattAAACTCTGGACAACCTTTAGTATGATATGTTTGAGCTgagatgttctctgtgtgtagAACAGTGAGCACATCATTCTGATACATTGAAAATACAAGCTTACCATTGCCATTGTCCAGAGGAGCAGGTACAGAGTGTTTTTCATGCAAGTTCTGTCCTGCAGAATGTTCCTCTGCATCTTCATTCACACTGTAGACCGGAGACAAAATATATTAAGATGGCTTTTCTGTGTGTGACTTGAGTAGGTGAATATGTCAgtgcatatactgtatgtatgtatgtatttaagaGTGAGAGCAGGCTCTTCTTATGTCTCTATTTTGTGCCTGTGACCCGGAAAGCAATCTCAGTGCGCCATATTGGAGGATCAATACCCAAAATGTTCCTCAAGGACAGAGGAGTCAGGAAAGAGAAGGCTCACCGGAGGAGCTATGAGCAAGGATGCATAGGTCTATTCCTtgctgaagtgtttttgttAGCACTTGTGAGATAAAAGAGGCTAAAGAGATTGACAGAATATACAAATCATGGTGGGAGCAGGAGTCCACGAATGTGTTCTTTTGTATTCATAAGTTGTATAATTTATTTAAGGTGATCAAATACGCATAAAACTCTCTGCCCTTGGTGTTACTTAGGCCACATTGTAAATTGAATTAAAAGTAAATATCAGTTGTCATTACAATGTTATGCCCATCTGACGGCGGTCATACAAAACAGCAGTAGACTATAACAAAACAATGGACAGATGATGCAGCTGTGCCACACAATCATATTTAATTGATGTTGCTTTGAAATATGGCTCTGAAGCATGGCTGTGTCATTTTGTCAAATCCCTGTTTCCCCAACATTCTCTTTCCCATCGTCTCTTCCTTTGCCTTCTCCATCTACATGTCATGTGGGAGGGACTACAACAGGAGGAGACGGCACAAGTCAAGAATGTACAGACTGAGAAGAGGTGAGTGAATGAGTAGTTTCAGTTTTCTGAGTCAGTCTTTCTTTCTAGCGGTCTACTTGGTTTACCGGGAGGTCAAATCTTGATGGGAAGGGCCCTCCGGCTGTGGCTCTCCATTTCCTGTGTTTGAGCTGCTGAGATCAGATTGCGTAGCTTGTCGAAACCTACCAAGAgtaaaggagaagaaaaagagaatggTCTGAGGCCAGTCTGCAATGACAGACACTGAAGTGGTACAAGGACAAGGAAAAATGGATAGAAGTAACTACCTATCTGACAACTACCTACTTGATCCCTGAAATGTATTCTGGAAATGTTACCAGATATTGTTAATTTTTCTATGTTGGCTTTTGTATTCTACCTGCTATATTCCAGACGCGACTGCTGTAGCTGCTGGTTCTGTCTGTTgagcctctcctcctgctcagcCAGCCGtgcctgcagcttctctctttcCATTTCCAATTGcatcttctgcagcagcagctggtgccTCTTCTCCTCCCAGTCCTCATGCCCCAGCAGAGGCCTAGTCAGGGCTTCCTTGACCTCTGAGTGAATAGCATTTGCACTGTGGAGTTGGTTTAAATAGTTTAATAagtttatttaattcattagcTTTATATCCTAacattctttttgtttgtgtccatAAAATGCACAAGTTGATTTAAACTACAGGAAGGTAATGTAATCATGAGGGATGATAGATCATGGCTGTATGGAGTACTACTGTACCTTTCATACTCATCTGGGTTAAAGGTGTCATGGTGGCACTTATCCCTTCTCCGCTGCTGTGTCCCATAGCCACTGTCTTGACCACTGCACTGGCAGTGCTCACAACTGGAGTGTGGTTCCCTGCACTCCCTTCTCTGACTTCTAATCGGTTTGATTGCCCCATCCGTTGGACTGAACTCACTAACACAGGGAGGTGACGCAGGGTTGCTAAAGGTTTGCACTGCTGCTCTTCTTCgaacaccaccaccactcctGTGCGCTTGTGGCTGCCGCACTCCAGTAGCGGCAAGGCTGAGGTATGAGCCATCAAAGAGTGAGCCATTAGCTTTGCTAGTAGAGACTCTGCTGGGGGCTTCCTCACAACTGAGCACCTGGACAGAGAACAAAGAGGACAATGAATGCATTTTGGCCAATTTAGGCAGCCTCTGAAAAACTGGTGGAGTATTTCAGCCAAAATATTTCAGCCAAAAATGGTAGACTGCTCCATAAAACCTTGATGTAGAGCTGAGCTACAAAATTCAAATTTACCAACACTGGAGTCACTAACCAGCCTAATTTGCTCATGTTGCAATGTGCAGTAAACACTCTCACCATGTGCTTGCAAGAGCTTTTCAAAACAAGCTTATATATCACTTGCACTTTATATGGGTTACCGCAACCTGGAGCATCTTTTAAGCCTACAAGTCTCCTTTCTTCCATTTTAAGCTGGTTACTACAATGACTGTATACAGAAAATAACTGTGCCTGGACATAGGGACAATGCAACCTGAGTTATAGCTAGAAATGTGGTGTATGGGGAGCTTCTGCCAAAAAAGGGTTAGAACCAGAACCATCTTTAATACAGTATTGATTTAATGTGCAAAATGGAAAAGATCATAGGCTATTTCAAGATTGGCTATAGTGGACAGGGCATTTCAAAGCTTTGAAAAAATATTGTTATTTAGATCATGGATCATGATTGCGATTGAATAGATCATGATAATAGTTTTTGGCCAGATCGCCCACCCTTAACTGAACACATCCTGTACAGACAACGACATGGAACAAGCtgctttctgcttttttttctacgCACCTTGTGTAGACATGGTGTTAGAGAAGGGCTGGGGTTTATAGCTGCACAAATGCAAATCATCCTTCAAAACGGTGAAGTGGACAGGGGCCACAAGATTTAGAGGACAACTGTCAACTGAGCATAACTGGCAGGTAAGCCAAGGTCAGGAACATTATGAGATAAACATAAGGAGGAAAGCCCATCTTACAGTTGACTGGGGAAGAGATTGTGACTAATTTGCTGAGGGTCAGAGAGCAGGCAAACACACATTATTCAGAGCCACCGCGGGACAATGAGGTTGGCCAAGTCATTTATTCTTACAGAGGCTGAAGCCAGAGAGGCGTCTTCGCCACTGAAGTGTCACCTTGAGAGAGTTTTTGCTATGTTATAGTCACATCGAACCGGTGACTGAAGTAGTCTTCTGTCATGATTTGATATGAATCTTTATTATGGCACTTGGCCATGGGACAATGTGTTGTTGCATATGTTTCtactggatatttttgtgcCCAGTGGAATACAAACAGGGGTGTTCTCTGAATAAAGCTCACAGGGGGGCGGGGACATCATGTTTCATTGCAAGATGCACTCGCTACAACCTACCACACAGCCATTCTATTCCGTTCCTTACCTTGCTGTGGGCTTGTTCCTGGCTAAGTTGGGCAATGGACTGGTTAAGTTTGGCCTGTTGCTGAGAGAGGTATTGTTGGTAGAGCCCAAGCAGCTCCTGACACTCTCTATACTGCTGCTGCATGCCTGAAGGATCAAGAGTTAAGTAACTAACAAACTTAAACAACAAGTACACTTAACACAACCGAACATTAAATGGATTCAACTGAGATAAAGTTGAACGAGGATCCCATGAAAATGTGTGGCCTTAAGAGATGCAGGTGATAAGAATTTTGAAGGAAATCGCTTTacaaagtgaaaaagaaaactgcctGGACTATTCAAACTGTATGACTTCTACAAGCGAAATAACTGCGTGTCTCTACAGAGAAGGTAACTGTGCACAATAGCCACTCAGCTTAGGAAAAAAGTTCTCTTTTGCAGcttaaatggaaaaaagatAGATGTTAGATTTAGATTGACAATCTGAATTAAACTCTTGTTTCTGCAATCAATTACATACTGGACCAGAAAAGTACAGAGAACAGGAAAGTTGAaaacagagggggagaggaggccaGCAAAAtcaaagttgttgttgtggcacAGAGCTTTCACCATCTGGGTCGGGCCAAGCTGTGTTGAGCTGAGCTGGGCAGTGCCGCGCCAGGCTATCTGCCAGACAGAGAGCTGGCAGACACAAGAAAACTAATCTGGAGCGGAACTACTGCTGCGCCTCAGGAGCCCACTAATgacagtggcagcagcacaCCACACCAGCACATACAAAGATAATGAGCATGAGAATGGAAagactacacacagacacactcatacacattcAATAATCGACCTCACTCTGACTCTTTCtagtacacacacgcacaaacacagcGAGACACAGGAGCACAAATTCCCCCACCTGCATTGTAAAcagcccacacacaaacactacaataaAGCAAGTAGTACACACACTCCCACCCACCCAAGCTGACCATAAAGTGTGTTCCTCCAAGTCATATCTTTTCATTGATGGTAGACCCACTCCCCCAGCTGATGAGTTTCTCAGCATTCGTTTGGGCAAAAAAAGCCCCCcatttaaagagaaaatcaaaGTTCAAAGTAGAGTCTTACTGAAGGAATAGTTGGCGGAACACTCTGTAAGAAAACACTTTGGTTGTTAGAAGACTTCAATCAGGCTGAGGAAATGAAACAAAGGGAAAGAGAAGAGAGCAGGAACGACTCAGAATTGAGCGCCAGACACCAGACAAATGCGATGCAGCAGCTTCCATAAACATTGGGAAATTGTGAAGAAACCTTCCATCCAACTACAGCTCCTCTACTGCTGCACTGATAATGTCCATGGAAGTAGTTCTATATGGAAAGCTTAAGGACATCACAAGGACATCACATCATGTAAACCTGCGCTGGTGGGTCTATTTATGCAGTATGAATACGGGCATTGAGGGGGAGATACTGAATATGTTTATGCAGCAAGATACAGAGTTGTGTGTTGAAACGAAAAATGCACACTGCTCATATTTCAAATTATTCGGATAAAACACTATTTCCATATGATTTCTTAAGCCTAAAACAAATGTTTCCCAATAGACACAAATAAAGCGTACAGTACACTGGAGTATAAACCAGGTATGACAGGaaccaacaaaccaaaatacacatacattttATCGGTGCTATAGCTCTAACATGACTGCGGCATCATAGTTATAAATGAAGGTaacgtgtgttaatgtgttgACAAACTGACACAGTCACTGGACAGCAAGTGCTAGGTAATCTGAACCGAGTGGAGCGACACTGATAAGATTCCACCTCTCTGCCCGTCGCCACGCTAAACACGCTTCCTCCACAGCCTTGGACGCCAGCCAATGGGGGCCAAGTACTCTGCAAGCCCCTAGTTTACATCAGAGCTGCAAAGTGCCAACAATGACTTACTCCTCCCCCCTGCTCCAAAAATACTCAGAATCAAGGGCTTGGGTTGAAGAGGCTTCAGACGGGGCCTGTCAAAATGATTCACTTCCCTGTCAGACTGGGGctcaaatgaaataatgaaatccACTTCAAGGTGGAACAAATTTGCACAGGAGGGGGGCATATTTTAAAGCCTGCTTTAGTGCACTGTGCCAAACAGATTGAGCCTGAGCAGGAATGTGAGGGAGACGGGGGTGGAGACTGATGTGTATGAATGTGAGTGTAGGGAGGCAATGATGGGGAATTAATAGAAGAAGACAGTTTACATAACTGCTTCAATACTACTGAATCTGAAGAAGGGATGTGAGTGCAAGGCGCACAATAAACCAATAAATAGCTCTGCATGTCAGCGaacaattattttgaaaatgcatCTAAGATTGAGACCAAACATATAGAAAAGCGCCCTCAGCACAACTATTCTCAGCCATCTTCACTGTTAAGACAACTAAAATGCAACGGCCATTTCATTTTGTAGACAGAATCTtaaaagtaacacatttatcaTTAGAAATGATCTTGCCTATGCAACATGTCACCGTCCATGCACATACCCACAATTCACCAAGCCAAAAATCCAAGATGATGTACTTAGTAAAAATGTGCCAACAACAACTTGATTAAATGACGGAACTTGTCCTTGATTCTAGATTCAAGGCATTATGCATTATCAATTTCACACTGAGCCTGTGATTGGTTCATTGTACTCCACTCATGGTTAGAAACTTTCCTAATGTTTAGCTTTATGGAATGGATGGCTCACAAAAATACAACAGTGTGCCCAACAGTAGTCAGACAGTAgagctttaataaaaaaagagttaaGTTGAGCTTGTTTTTTAACACCTCAAATCAATAGAGTAAGCATTACACAGCACATGGCTTCAACCACATCATTCATTCCTAGGATAAAGGGAAGATACACAACACCCACACCAGATCATGACAATACCCACAGAGCTGACATTAAGGAATACTAGGGGCTTAATCTGTGAAAAGACAAAGAGCTAACAATCTTTTCACATACAGAACAACTAGATAATACCAGATTTCCACATTCTAAACGTCATCCATCCAATACATGGGAGGGTAAAAATGGATTTAGCTCTGGCAATCCTCTATCACAACATGTAGCATTTTCAATGACATACCCTAACAGGCCTGTTATTCCCCTCTCTCCATGGCCTCAGGATTCCCTCCAATTGTTTGAACTCAATAAATGGTATTAGCTGTAGCACCTGCTGTGCCTTGTTCTGGACACGGTGCACCATGTTAGTAACGCCACCTTGTCGCCTGCCCATGCCAACATGCCTTGAAGTACAAAAGGCATCCCTCCTATCTGAAGGATGGATTCAGTCCTGTGTGCCAGTCGTCTCCAAATGTCAGCTGAACAGCCCAAATATCAAGGTTACTTTTTCCCTCTCATCCTCGGTGGCTCGGGGGCAAGGTATAGC
It includes:
- the kiaa1328 gene encoding protein hinderin isoform X3 gives rise to the protein MAAAATRSENSGIFWMNGGVDGEVKSQTPFSVRPGKTSTFSKGGVKMRNRHSTDSKNNVTLKKSGKKQSHFQSEQSGAYTKEKVSVHYSAAGVSEHSLSPPTGTFHPSIQAMSETSTAKSLVCLKDLCPEDKRRIANLIEELARVSEEKEESVQRLKDEQENFERKIQQLEQQNVIIAQERESMQQQYRECQELLGLYQQYLSQQQAKLNQSIAQLSQEQAHSKVLSCEEAPSRVSTSKANGSLFDGSYLSLAATGVRQPQAHRSGGGVRRRAAVQTFSNPASPPCVSEFSPTDGAIKPIRSQRRECREPHSSCEHCQCSGQDSGYGTQQRRRDKCHHDTFNPDEYESANAIHSEVKEALTRPLLGHEDWEEKRHQLLLQKMQLEMEREKLQARLAEQEERLNRQNQQLQQSRLEYSRFRQATQSDLSSSNTGNGEPQPEGPSHQDLTSRVNEDAEEHSAGQNLHEKHSVPAPLDNGNGATERSRKDMAMSPASLSKPTSVSVIQKTPEARLDFSVVELLDIFSPISAPELSKLSTRRPKTLQRRSTLTAPKPLGRALLTPAGPYRQHTKQDLEESQILEDIFFIC
- the kiaa1328 gene encoding protein hinderin isoform X1, translating into MAAAATRSENSGIFWMNGVSDEEQPLAFVPGVDGEVKSQTPFSVRPGKTSTFSKGGVKMRNRHSTDSKNNVTLKKSGKKQSHFQSEQSGAYTKEKVSVHYSAAGVSEHSLSPPTGTFHPSIQAMSETSTAKSLVCLKDLCPEDKRRIANLIEELARVSEEKEESVQRLKDEQENFERKIQQLEQQNVIIAQERESMQQQYRECQELLGLYQQYLSQQQAKLNQSIAQLSQEQAHSKVLSCEEAPSRVSTSKANGSLFDGSYLSLAATGVRQPQAHRSGGGVRRRAAVQTFSNPASPPCVSEFSPTDGAIKPIRSQRRECREPHSSCEHCQCSGQDSGYGTQQRRRDKCHHDTFNPDEYESANAIHSEVKEALTRPLLGHEDWEEKRHQLLLQKMQLEMEREKLQARLAEQEERLNRQNQQLQQSRLEYSRFRQATQSDLSSSNTGNGEPQPEGPSHQDLTSRVNEDAEEHSAGQNLHEKHSVPAPLDNGNGATERSRKDMAMSPASLSKPTSVSVIQKTPEARLDFSVVELLDIFSPISAPELSKLSTRRPKTLQRRSTLTAPKPLGRALLTPAGPYRQHTKQDLEESQILEDIFFIC
- the kiaa1328 gene encoding protein hinderin isoform X2, encoding MAAAATRSENSGIFWMNGVSDEEQPLAFVPDGEVKSQTPFSVRPGKTSTFSKGGVKMRNRHSTDSKNNVTLKKSGKKQSHFQSEQSGAYTKEKVSVHYSAAGVSEHSLSPPTGTFHPSIQAMSETSTAKSLVCLKDLCPEDKRRIANLIEELARVSEEKEESVQRLKDEQENFERKIQQLEQQNVIIAQERESMQQQYRECQELLGLYQQYLSQQQAKLNQSIAQLSQEQAHSKVLSCEEAPSRVSTSKANGSLFDGSYLSLAATGVRQPQAHRSGGGVRRRAAVQTFSNPASPPCVSEFSPTDGAIKPIRSQRRECREPHSSCEHCQCSGQDSGYGTQQRRRDKCHHDTFNPDEYESANAIHSEVKEALTRPLLGHEDWEEKRHQLLLQKMQLEMEREKLQARLAEQEERLNRQNQQLQQSRLEYSRFRQATQSDLSSSNTGNGEPQPEGPSHQDLTSRVNEDAEEHSAGQNLHEKHSVPAPLDNGNGATERSRKDMAMSPASLSKPTSVSVIQKTPEARLDFSVVELLDIFSPISAPELSKLSTRRPKTLQRRSTLTAPKPLGRALLTPAGPYRQHTKQDLEESQILEDIFFIC
- the kiaa1328 gene encoding protein hinderin isoform X4, whose protein sequence is MAAAATRSENSGIFWMNGVSDEEQPLAFVPGVDGEVKSQTPFSVRPGKTSTFSKGGVKMRNRHSTDSKNNVTLKKSGKKQSHFQSEQSGAYTKEKVSVHYSAAGVSEHSLSPPTGTFHPSIQAMSETSTAKSLVCLKDLCPEDKRRIANLIEELARVSEEKEESVQRLKDEQENFERKIQQLEQQNVIIAQERESMQQQYRECQELLGLYQQYLSQQQAKLNQSIAQLSQEQAHSKVLSCEEAPSRVSTSKANGSLFDGSYLSLAATGVRQPQAHRSGGGVRRRAAVQTFSNPASPPCVSEFSPTDGAIKPIRSQRRECREPHSSCEHCQCSGQDSGYGTQQRRRDKCHHDTFNPDEYESANAIHSEVKEALTRPLLGHEDWEEKRHQLLLQKMQLEMEREKLQARLAEQEERLNRQNQQLQQSRLEYSRFRQATQSDLSSSNTGNGEPQPEGPSHQDLTSRVNEDAEEHSAGQNLHEKHSVPAPLDNGNGATERSRKDMAMSPASLSKPTSVSVIQKTPEAR